A region from the Arvicola amphibius chromosome 12, mArvAmp1.2, whole genome shotgun sequence genome encodes:
- the LOC121677377 gene encoding 60S ribosomal protein L23a-like, producing MAPKAKKEAPAPPKVEAKAKALKAKKAELKGVHGHKKKICTSPTFQLPKTLRLRRQPKYPRKSAPRRNKLDHYAIIKFPLTTKSAMKKIEDNNTLVFIVEVKANKHQIKQAVKKLYDIDMAKVNTLISPDGEKKAYVRLAPDYDALDVANKIGII from the coding sequence ATGGCACCAAaagcgaagaaggaagctcctgcccctcccaaagtggaagctaaagcgaaggccttgaaagccaagaaggcagagCTGAAAGGCGTCCACGGCCACAAAAAGAAGATATGCACATCGCCCACCTTTCAGCTGCCCAAGACCCTGCGGCTACgaaggcagcctaaatacccccGGAAGAGCGcacccaggaggaacaagcttgaccactatgccatcatcaaattccccctgaccaccaagtcagccatgaagaagatagaagacaacaacacacttgtgttcattgtggaagtcaaggccaacaagcaccagatcaaacaggctgtgaagaaactctacgaCATTGATatggccaaagtcaacaccctcataagTCCCGACGGAGAGAAGAAGGCGTATGTCcggttggctcctgattatgatgctctggatgttgccaacaaaattggaatcatctaa